The window GGAACCCGGGTGGTAACGGTCATTGAGCAGCCTTGCGTTGCATATCAATGTGTGGAATGTCGTCTTCCAGATACTCTTCGCTAATCGGTTCAAAACCGAAGCTTTTGTAGAACGTTAGCAAATACACTTGCGCACCCACTTGAATGGGCGCTTGGGGCGCATATTTCTCAAGATAGTCGATGCTGCGCTGCATCAGCTCAATGCCGAGCTTTTGGCGGCGCACTTTCTCGTGCGTTATGACACGACCAATACGAGAGTAACCGGTATCGGTCGTCGCTAGGTAAAGTCGAGCGTAGGCGACCATCTCTCCGGCGCTGTTGCGAGCGTATAAATGTAAGGCTTGTTCGTCAGCACCGTCGGCGTCCAGATACGGACAGGTTTGCTCAACGACGAAAACCTCTTGTCTAAGTTTCAGTAAGTCGTAGAGATCGTGCAGTGAAAGGTCGTTAAATGCTTTTAAATGCCAGTTCATGTGCCTACTTTCTTCAGTGTCTTATTAAGAGAAACGACGTTGCTGGTTGCCGGCTCGGTATTATAAAGAGCCAGCAGCTCGGTAACGGGCTTTCGGCCGTCACCCTTTTGACTAATACTGCGCGACACCGACAAACTGCTGATATCTGCTTGTTTGTATAACGCACGCGTTAGTTCGGTGTCGTGGTTGCTAATGAGTACCGGGATATCACGCTTTTTAGCCACTTGCGCAGCACGACGCGCGAGCTCGTGTTGGTCGGTGAGCCCAAAGCCGCCGGTCGCGTAACTGGTGAAGTTAGAGGCCTGTACTAACGGCGCGTACGGTGGGTCGCAATAAATAACGTCGCCCTGACGTGCGCGACGGAAAACCTGCTCGAACGGACGGCAAATAAACTTAGCTTTACGGGCCTTTTCCGCAAAATGCTCGAGCTCCTTTTCCGGGAAGTACGGTTTTCGATAATCACCGAAAGGAACGTTGAAAATGCCTTTGCTGTTGTAGCGGCATAAACCGTTATAACCATGTCGGTTCATATACAAAAACAGCAAAGAACGATAATACGGGTCACTGCTGGCATTAAACGCGGCTCGCAGCGCGTAGTAAGCGTCGGGCTGGTTATTGCGGTCAACGAAAAGCTTGCGGGCGTCCTGAATAAAGGTTTTAGGGCGACGCTTCACGAACTGATACAGGGTAATTAGGTCCTGGTTAATGTCGTTCAGCAGGTAACTGTCATAGTCTGTGTTCAGAAACACGGAGCCGGCACCCACAAAGGGCTCAATGAGCTTTTTACCTTGCGGCAAGCGTGCTGATATTGGCTCGATAAGTGAGTACTTACCGCCTGCCCATTTTAAAAATGCCCGATTCTTCTTCATGCGCCGGCCGTTGGTTGATCCTCAACGGATTGTAACCCAAAGGCTGGGGATGAAAATTGCTGTAAGTATTAACGTCCCTGAATATCGGCATGAACGCTGGCAAATGACTTAGCCCAGGGCTCCATTTGCTGAACAGCTTGAGGCATTTCACTAGCGGCATTGCGGGCTTGTTCAATACTATTGTGGCTGCCAAAAATAATGACATAGCGGTTATCGGCGCGCTGATATACCTGGGTAGTGTCAGTCAGGCCGTAGTCCTGGCGAAAATCTGACAGCAACTGAGTGTCGCTGATAATACTAATTTGCAAGGTGTAACTGTCGGCCGGCTGACTCAGAGCCCATTCGGTGTTAAAAGGTAATTCCTGAGCGGGTGCCGTTTGAGTTGCCGCCGGTTCGACTTGTTCAGGCTGAGTGGTTTCTGCTTCCGCTGCGGCCTCATTTGTGTTGCCGGACTCAGCAACTACGGTGCCTACCGGATCTGCTTCTTTCGGTTGTTGCTCTTTAATGAAACCAACGCTGATATCACCCTCTGTGACTTCAGCGGCGGCTCGGTTGTTTAGTGTACCTAACGACGAGCGGTAAGACGATGCCAGCTCCTCAGGAACAAGCTCTAAAGAACGTTCGTTAATCGGCTCAAAGGTGGGTAACTCGGTTGTTTGTGGCTCTTCTGCCTGAACCTGAGCAGGTTCACTTTGGCTTTCGCCTTCGTTTACTTGTGCAGATGCTGCGTCAGTTGCCTCTGGCAACGCTTCCTCTTGGGTCGTGTTGGCGGCTGAACTATTGAACTGATCCCATAATGGTAGTAACTGGTCTTTGTTCAGGTAGCCGGCGACCG is drawn from Idiomarina piscisalsi and contains these coding sequences:
- a CDS encoding GNAT family N-acetyltransferase, with product MNWHLKAFNDLSLHDLYDLLKLRQEVFVVEQTCPYLDADGADEQALHLYARNSAGEMVAYARLYLATTDTGYSRIGRVITHEKVRRQKLGIELMQRSIDYLEKYAPQAPIQVGAQVYLLTFYKSFGFEPISEEYLEDDIPHIDMQRKAAQ
- a CDS encoding Dam family site-specific DNA-(adenine-N6)-methyltransferase, whose translation is MKKNRAFLKWAGGKYSLIEPISARLPQGKKLIEPFVGAGSVFLNTDYDSYLLNDINQDLITLYQFVKRRPKTFIQDARKLFVDRNNQPDAYYALRAAFNASSDPYYRSLLFLYMNRHGYNGLCRYNSKGIFNVPFGDYRKPYFPEKELEHFAEKARKAKFICRPFEQVFRRARQGDVIYCDPPYAPLVQASNFTSYATGGFGLTDQHELARRAAQVAKKRDIPVLISNHDTELTRALYKQADISSLSVSRSISQKGDGRKPVTELLALYNTEPATSNVVSLNKTLKKVGT